One genomic segment of Chitinophaga parva includes these proteins:
- a CDS encoding PKD domain-containing protein, translating to MEGTTQKNAIQNGSRNRVYIYVLLAVLVLAVFFLLMKLFFSSRTLNAHLLKDEIFLNENLVYTDNTPGAGKWMWEFGDGALSNAQNGFYRFKKAGTYLVRLTVDDKLQQQFAVVVKDTVATPVMDSIRITGPTSGTTREQLRLEAEGDAQNFEWSFGETGRVDVKGRTAFYTYNTPGKYRVALRTERSALPVYFLLTITEPDDPLANLVAPGAGAQALKDDFKVKLQNIADGRDFRGNYYYLVRKYLCNGERTKTEAQDETGQKSSDFYSYCIGLTFSKGIIIDEVSLSVVPNSQCVNLVNVQQHRLTQH from the coding sequence ATGGAAGGAACCACTCAAAAGAATGCCATACAGAACGGCAGCCGCAATCGCGTGTATATCTACGTATTGCTTGCTGTGCTGGTGCTGGCGGTGTTTTTCCTGCTGATGAAACTGTTTTTCTCCAGCAGAACCCTGAATGCCCACCTGCTGAAAGATGAGATCTTTCTCAATGAAAACCTTGTTTATACAGACAATACACCGGGCGCTGGTAAATGGATGTGGGAGTTTGGTGATGGCGCGCTTTCCAATGCCCAGAATGGGTTTTACCGTTTTAAGAAGGCCGGCACCTACCTGGTGCGCCTTACCGTGGATGACAAATTGCAGCAGCAGTTTGCCGTAGTGGTAAAAGATACCGTGGCCACTCCCGTGATGGACAGCATCCGTATTACCGGCCCTACTTCCGGCACCACGCGTGAACAATTGCGCCTGGAAGCAGAAGGGGATGCGCAGAATTTTGAATGGTCTTTTGGCGAGACCGGCCGCGTGGATGTGAAAGGCCGTACCGCGTTTTATACTTACAACACACCTGGCAAATACCGCGTAGCCCTGCGCACAGAACGCAGCGCCCTGCCCGTGTATTTCCTGCTCACCATTACGGAACCGGACGATCCCCTGGCCAACCTGGTAGCCCCCGGCGCCGGCGCCCAGGCGCTCAAGGACGATTTCAAAGTGAAGCTGCAGAACATTGCCGATGGGCGCGATTTCCGTGGCAACTACTACTACCTGGTGCGTAAGTATCTCTGCAATGGCGAGCGCACCAAAACAGAAGCCCAGGACGAGACCGGGCAAAAGAGCAGTGATTTTTATTCGTATTGCATAGGGCTCACCTTCAGCAAGGGGATCATCATCGATGAAGTGTCCCTGAGCGTAGTGCCCAATTCCCAATGCGTAAACCTGGTGAACGTACAGCAACACCGCCTTACGCAGCACTAG
- the tssR gene encoding type VI secretion system protein TssR domain-containing protein, which produces MSRFLFVVSLLLCMQARAQFSPGKRIIHSPANFRYPTADTRDPSKKTETTAWVVFSDREDNYSTTTPGGSLVFKKLPFMQPFLVSDTKEGYLRLMSYDPSVLKGVKIVDKRKAVSYGWIPRNKVLMWQKALTDDRTHFPLKALAIINAEAPIEQPKFFFSHDSIIVFNSPELQTPLKEKLKLQDLVYIYKFSEDHKKALVGHASMLTADSARQAIIGWVSADVVHLWGSRLYIGMPKGGGFAEDSIAAQLFNKHLTAVAPYGGHFETDPLLAPGNPVFRTIPVLQDYGKSLDQPFHSAVATNVFDKSGNTVINIKGSRIDYNNYLHLRRFGNRVNVVFVVDGGSSMKNYLPGITNTIQNFADVFGAKNFANCEYQFGAVVYRGPNGCYQGKGINSFEPNGTYSKVVDFINKQAAITQQCAATISDQPYYEGVQAAIEMLKKYPMQTNIVIVAGSTGNPGSNTRPPEEGLVRGLVETDARLLVFQVYNKSDPSFDNFVLESKTLLERAAQQQADAKKLRMVKGEGLATTQQFNTAYTDSVSYYLNYPDGSLIPGAIVFPGRGAVKTNREMMSALKRFLNEVYNDNRQIITSLDSVFMTSGRLKENITRPVMGAMKEHNANLPGNLGELLPHNAFKYYFDATVTPGMVGMGSPLEYALILSHDEMLQVSDLLSRLAGDNLEADRSNFRKQLFQTYLQYGRLQWKDRTSKAAIKAMKLTAYLERATGMPFRLDTLQRFTVKDIKNGMSTRDFESLVNGLRHCNQVLKVQLQTGDYFISNGLPYFYILQDEWRFNSKPEKIGVNENRVAGDVVLPARETMNSAY; this is translated from the coding sequence ATGAGCCGTTTCTTATTTGTTGTCAGTTTACTGTTATGCATGCAGGCCCGGGCGCAGTTCAGCCCAGGCAAACGCATCATCCATAGTCCCGCCAATTTCCGCTATCCCACCGCCGATACCCGCGACCCGTCCAAGAAAACGGAGACCACCGCCTGGGTGGTATTCTCCGACCGGGAAGACAACTATAGCACCACCACCCCCGGTGGTTCACTCGTGTTCAAGAAGCTGCCCTTCATGCAGCCCTTCCTGGTAAGCGATACCAAAGAAGGTTACCTCCGCCTCATGAGCTACGATCCTTCCGTGCTCAAAGGTGTGAAGATCGTAGATAAACGCAAGGCCGTTAGCTATGGCTGGATACCGCGCAACAAGGTACTCATGTGGCAAAAGGCCCTCACCGACGACCGCACGCATTTTCCGCTGAAAGCGCTTGCCATCATCAATGCAGAAGCCCCGATAGAGCAGCCCAAGTTCTTCTTCAGCCACGATTCCATCATTGTGTTCAATTCCCCCGAGCTGCAAACACCGCTCAAAGAAAAGCTTAAGCTCCAGGATCTCGTTTACATCTATAAATTTTCCGAAGACCATAAAAAGGCCCTCGTGGGCCACGCCAGCATGCTCACGGCGGATAGCGCCCGCCAGGCCATCATTGGCTGGGTGTCTGCCGATGTAGTGCACCTGTGGGGCAGCCGCCTGTACATAGGCATGCCCAAGGGGGGCGGCTTTGCGGAAGATTCCATCGCTGCACAGTTATTCAATAAGCACCTTACCGCTGTGGCGCCCTATGGCGGCCATTTTGAAACGGACCCGTTGCTGGCCCCCGGCAATCCCGTGTTCCGCACCATCCCCGTGTTGCAGGACTATGGCAAATCACTGGACCAGCCTTTCCACTCAGCCGTGGCCACAAACGTCTTTGATAAATCCGGCAACACGGTGATCAACATCAAAGGCTCCCGCATTGATTATAACAACTACCTGCACCTGCGCCGCTTTGGCAACCGGGTGAACGTAGTGTTTGTAGTGGATGGGGGCAGCAGTATGAAGAACTACCTGCCCGGCATTACCAATACCATCCAGAACTTTGCGGATGTTTTTGGCGCTAAGAATTTTGCCAACTGCGAGTACCAGTTTGGCGCAGTAGTTTACCGCGGCCCCAATGGCTGCTACCAGGGCAAGGGCATCAACAGTTTTGAGCCCAATGGCACTTACAGCAAAGTGGTGGATTTTATTAACAAGCAGGCGGCCATTACCCAGCAATGCGCGGCCACCATCAGTGACCAGCCTTACTACGAAGGGGTGCAGGCAGCTATTGAGATGCTGAAGAAATATCCCATGCAGACCAATATCGTGATCGTGGCCGGCAGTACCGGCAATCCCGGTAGCAACACCCGCCCCCCGGAAGAAGGGCTGGTGCGTGGCCTGGTAGAAACAGACGCCCGCCTGCTGGTGTTCCAGGTGTACAATAAATCAGATCCATCGTTCGATAATTTTGTGCTGGAATCCAAAACCCTGCTGGAACGCGCCGCACAGCAACAGGCCGATGCCAAGAAACTGCGCATGGTAAAAGGCGAAGGCCTGGCTACCACCCAGCAATTCAATACGGCATATACGGACTCCGTATCGTACTACCTCAATTATCCCGATGGCAGCCTCATTCCCGGTGCCATCGTATTCCCCGGCCGCGGTGCGGTGAAGACCAACCGGGAAATGATGTCGGCCCTGAAACGCTTTCTCAATGAGGTGTACAACGATAACCGGCAGATCATCACTTCGCTGGACAGCGTGTTTATGACCTCTGGCCGCCTCAAGGAAAATATTACCCGCCCCGTGATGGGCGCCATGAAAGAGCATAACGCAAACCTGCCCGGTAACCTGGGTGAGCTGCTGCCGCATAACGCCTTCAAATATTATTTTGATGCCACGGTAACTCCCGGCATGGTAGGCATGGGGTCCCCGCTGGAATATGCGCTGATCCTGAGCCACGACGAAATGCTACAGGTATCTGACCTGCTTTCCCGCCTGGCCGGCGATAACCTGGAAGCAGACCGCAGCAATTTCCGCAAACAATTGTTCCAGACCTACCTGCAGTACGGCCGCCTGCAATGGAAAGACCGTACCAGTAAGGCGGCCATCAAGGCAATGAAACTTACGGCCTACCTGGAACGTGCCACCGGCATGCCTTTCCGGCTGGACACATTGCAGCGCTTTACCGTAAAGGATATCAAGAACGGCATGTCCACCCGCGACTTTGAAAGCCTGGTAAATGGCCTGCGCCATTGCAACCAGGTGCTGAAAGTACAACTGCAAACCGGTGATTATTTTATTTCCAACGGCCTGCCTTATTTCTATATCCTCCAGGATGAATGGCGCTTTAACAGCAAGCCGGAAAAGATAGGTGTTAATGAAAACCGTGTAGCCGGCGACGTAGTGTTGCCTGCACGGGAAACGATGAATAGTGCGTATTAG
- a CDS encoding ATP-dependent Clp protease ATP-binding subunit: MINLNESVKHALHVAQSLARERHHGSYGPPHLLAGLLHRETGLRDFLRAIDKDPEYLAEWAEVRMDEYPNVRGENSEINGTPEISEVLETADDVRLKMGVDLITPVCVLTALAKPNVGFPAEQMKSFPIKERELISMYLDDSAVKQAAVPNNGHVMATGNGGAKSGGALAKYCIDRTADARNLKTDPIIGRDQELRMVMEILCRRSKPNVIITGDAGVGKTALVDGLAQQIVAGEVPAILKDAVIMELDTGSLIAGASYKGEIEDRLKNIIAEIKQGGKVILFIDEIHSLLDAKGSIGSGAGNLLKPELARGEITVIGATTIEEYRKLIEPEKAFSRRFEIVQVGEPDLDTATKMLECQLERYEQHHALKVQPGAVAECVRLARRYMKDRRLPDAAFDLLDRTMAAIKMMNDTSAQELEQLQQQLATADKGDKAALQWLHNSMQRKLSPVLLGRLDTAAPDDLADGEAWYTYLDETLKKLTGLAAQKTAETSKADIAAVISFKTGIPIGKIQTAEKEKLMHMEDHLKQRVVGQDHALKALAAAILESRSGLGKKGQPIGSFFLLGPTGTGKTELAKSIAEFLFNDEKAMIRFDMSEFKEEHSAALLYGAPPGYVGYEEGGLLVNKIRQQPYAVLLFDEIEKAHPSVFDIFLQIMDEGIIHDRLGKEGDFSNALILFTSNIGSEWITEQFNNGQMPQPTQLLELMTRHFRPEFLARLSEIVPFGPITEDNVVKIFNIQLKSLLDALEKQHITLEITDAARRQLALSGFTPRYGARQITGVIRNQLRRPISRYIIAGDVHAGQTITVGIKENSDSLEWAIH; the protein is encoded by the coding sequence ATGATCAATCTCAATGAATCGGTAAAGCACGCCCTGCACGTGGCCCAGTCCCTGGCCCGCGAGCGGCACCATGGCAGCTACGGGCCGCCACACCTGCTGGCAGGGCTGCTGCACCGGGAAACGGGCCTGCGCGATTTTCTCCGCGCCATAGATAAAGACCCCGAATACCTGGCAGAATGGGCCGAAGTGCGCATGGATGAATACCCCAATGTGCGGGGAGAAAACAGCGAGATCAATGGCACGCCGGAGATCAGTGAAGTGCTGGAGACGGCAGATGATGTACGCCTGAAAATGGGCGTGGATCTCATTACCCCCGTATGTGTGCTCACCGCCCTGGCCAAACCCAATGTGGGCTTCCCGGCGGAGCAAATGAAATCCTTTCCCATCAAGGAACGGGAACTGATCAGCATGTACCTGGATGACAGCGCGGTGAAACAGGCAGCGGTGCCCAATAACGGCCATGTAATGGCCACCGGCAACGGCGGCGCCAAAAGCGGTGGTGCGCTGGCCAAATATTGCATAGACCGCACCGCGGATGCGCGCAACCTGAAAACAGATCCCATCATTGGCCGCGACCAGGAGTTGCGCATGGTGATGGAGATCCTGTGCCGCCGCTCCAAACCCAATGTGATCATTACCGGCGATGCCGGCGTGGGCAAAACTGCACTGGTGGATGGCCTGGCGCAACAGATCGTGGCCGGCGAAGTGCCCGCCATCCTGAAAGATGCCGTGATCATGGAGCTGGACACCGGCAGCCTCATTGCCGGCGCTTCTTACAAGGGAGAAATCGAAGACCGCTTGAAAAATATCATTGCGGAGATCAAGCAGGGGGGAAAGGTGATCCTCTTCATTGATGAAATCCATAGCCTGCTGGACGCCAAGGGCTCCATTGGCAGCGGGGCGGGTAATCTCCTGAAACCTGAACTGGCCCGTGGCGAGATCACGGTGATAGGGGCTACCACCATTGAAGAATACCGCAAGCTCATTGAACCGGAAAAAGCATTTTCCCGCCGCTTTGAAATTGTGCAGGTGGGAGAGCCAGACCTGGATACCGCTACTAAAATGCTGGAATGCCAGCTGGAACGTTATGAACAGCACCATGCGCTGAAAGTACAACCGGGCGCCGTGGCAGAATGCGTGCGCCTGGCCCGCCGTTACATGAAAGACCGCCGCCTGCCGGATGCCGCCTTTGACCTGCTGGACCGCACCATGGCGGCCATCAAGATGATGAACGATACATCCGCCCAGGAGCTGGAGCAATTACAACAACAGTTGGCCACCGCGGACAAGGGGGACAAGGCCGCCCTGCAATGGCTGCACAACAGCATGCAGCGCAAACTGAGCCCTGTGCTGCTGGGACGCCTGGATACGGCAGCACCGGATGACCTGGCGGATGGGGAAGCATGGTACACCTATCTGGATGAAACATTAAAGAAATTGACGGGTCTTGCTGCCCAAAAAACAGCAGAGACCAGCAAAGCGGATATTGCCGCGGTGATCTCTTTCAAGACCGGCATTCCCATTGGCAAGATCCAAACTGCCGAAAAGGAAAAGCTGATGCATATGGAAGACCACCTGAAACAGCGCGTAGTGGGGCAGGACCATGCCTTGAAAGCATTGGCAGCCGCCATCCTGGAATCGCGCAGCGGCCTGGGTAAAAAAGGACAACCCATTGGCTCCTTCTTTTTACTGGGGCCTACCGGTACCGGCAAAACGGAACTGGCCAAAAGCATTGCGGAGTTCTTGTTCAATGATGAAAAAGCTATGATCCGCTTTGATATGAGCGAGTTCAAGGAAGAACATTCCGCCGCCCTGCTGTATGGTGCACCGCCCGGTTACGTGGGGTATGAAGAGGGCGGCCTGCTGGTGAATAAGATCCGCCAGCAACCGTATGCAGTGCTGCTCTTTGATGAAATTGAAAAAGCGCATCCTTCCGTGTTTGATATTTTCCTGCAGATCATGGATGAAGGTATTATCCACGACCGCCTGGGCAAGGAAGGCGATTTTTCCAATGCACTCATCTTATTTACTTCCAACATCGGCAGCGAGTGGATCACCGAACAGTTCAATAACGGGCAGATGCCGCAGCCCACGCAGCTCCTGGAACTGATGACCCGCCACTTCCGGCCCGAGTTCCTGGCGCGCCTGTCGGAGATCGTGCCGTTTGGGCCCATTACGGAAGATAACGTGGTGAAGATCTTCAACATCCAGCTTAAGAGCCTGCTGGATGCATTAGAGAAACAGCACATCACGCTGGAGATCACAGATGCGGCACGGAGACAATTGGCACTTAGCGGGTTTACACCACGGTATGGTGCACGGCAAATTACCGGTGTCATCCGTAACCAGCTCCGGCGGCCCATTTCCCGCTATATCATCGCAGGCGATGTGCATGCGGGGCAGACCATCACCGTGGGGATCAAAGAAAACTCAGACAGCCTGGAATGGGCCATTCATTAA